One window of Botrimarina mediterranea genomic DNA carries:
- a CDS encoding family 16 glycoside hydrolase, giving the protein MTPHPSRNFRAALALLCALAATPVCLAAQPKDEGSGWQDLLAVDALTDGWRGYKTDTPPGAWSLKDGLLTGAGTGGDLVTREEYGDFDLRFEFKIAKGGNSGVIYLASEAGQYAYETGPEYQVLDPEYPGVNEKNGPGALYDLYPVPLTVSKPAGEWNTGRIVIRDGHVEHWLNDQKVVDAKIGSDEWNQRVAGSKFADWKGFGENKQGFIALQDHGSPVTYRNVRIKRLDGEDSDGDSKVSQDDGPKRLLFVTQSQGFVHSTVNRKQHELSHAEQILTELGVRSGDFRVDCTQDVATDFTPELLENYDVVAFYTTGDLPIPEATREWFLNTWLAEEGHGFLGVHSAADTYHNYEPFWDMIGGTFVEHPWTADTDVVIKVHADDHPASKPWGAAGTRIPLKEEIYMFKHWQPEKVRVLMSLDMEKTALKRPVHIPILWVKNYGKGRVMHMSMGHREDVWTNPQYQESLIGGVRWLLGKEEGDATPNPELSAAEQKIAETAAK; this is encoded by the coding sequence ATGACGCCTCACCCGAGCCGAAACTTCCGCGCAGCCCTCGCATTGCTTTGCGCACTCGCCGCCACCCCTGTGTGCCTCGCTGCCCAGCCGAAGGACGAGGGATCGGGCTGGCAGGACCTGTTGGCCGTGGACGCTCTGACCGACGGCTGGCGGGGCTACAAGACCGACACTCCGCCCGGGGCCTGGAGCCTCAAGGACGGCCTCCTCACCGGCGCTGGCACAGGCGGCGACTTGGTGACCCGTGAGGAGTACGGCGACTTCGACCTGCGGTTCGAGTTCAAAATCGCCAAGGGCGGCAACAGCGGCGTGATCTACCTCGCCAGCGAAGCGGGCCAGTACGCCTACGAGACGGGCCCCGAGTACCAAGTCCTCGACCCCGAGTACCCCGGCGTCAACGAGAAGAACGGCCCCGGCGCCCTCTACGATCTCTACCCCGTCCCGCTGACGGTCTCAAAGCCCGCCGGCGAGTGGAACACGGGCCGCATCGTCATCCGCGACGGCCACGTCGAGCACTGGCTCAACGACCAGAAGGTCGTCGACGCCAAGATCGGGTCGGACGAATGGAACCAACGCGTCGCCGGCAGCAAGTTCGCCGACTGGAAAGGCTTCGGCGAAAACAAGCAAGGCTTCATCGCGTTGCAAGACCACGGCTCGCCAGTCACCTACCGCAACGTACGCATCAAGCGACTGGATGGTGAAGACTCCGACGGCGATAGCAAGGTTTCGCAAGACGATGGTCCGAAGCGGTTGCTCTTCGTCACGCAGAGCCAGGGCTTCGTCCACTCGACCGTCAATCGCAAGCAGCACGAGCTGTCACACGCCGAGCAGATCCTCACCGAGCTGGGCGTCCGCAGCGGCGACTTCCGCGTCGATTGCACGCAAGACGTCGCGACCGACTTTACTCCCGAATTGCTCGAGAACTACGACGTGGTCGCGTTCTACACCACCGGCGACCTGCCGATCCCCGAGGCGACGCGGGAGTGGTTCCTCAACACCTGGCTTGCCGAAGAGGGCCACGGCTTCTTGGGCGTCCACTCGGCCGCCGACACCTATCACAACTACGAGCCCTTCTGGGACATGATCGGCGGCACGTTCGTTGAACACCCATGGACGGCCGACACCGATGTCGTGATCAAGGTCCACGCCGACGACCACCCCGCGTCGAAGCCCTGGGGCGCCGCTGGGACGCGGATCCCGCTCAAGGAAGAGATCTATATGTTCAAGCACTGGCAGCCCGAGAAGGTGCGCGTGCTGATGTCGCTCGACATGGAGAAGACGGCGCTCAAGCGTCCGGTCCACATCCCCATCCTCTGGGTGAAGAACTACGGCAAAGGCCGCGTCATGCATATGAGCATGGGCCACCGCGAAGACGTCTGGACCAACCCGCAGTACCAAGAGTCCCTGATCGGCGGCGTCCGCTGGCTGCTCGGCAAAGAAGAGGGCGACGCGACGCCCAACCCCGAGCTCTCGGCGGCGGAGCAGAAAATTGCCGAAACCGCGGCGAAGTGA
- the smpB gene encoding SsrA-binding protein SmpB has product MAQKPKSSAKKGDNPNEKTIATNRKSRFAYEVLDHLECGIVLVGSEVKSLREGRMSLDEAYARMDKGEVWLVGCNIEEYRNATHEQHEPKRRRKLLMHRREINKFAARAYEKNLTLVPLKMYFKEGKAKLLLGLCRGKKTYDKRESLKEKTAKRDMDRAIKGRGRD; this is encoded by the coding sequence GTGGCCCAGAAACCAAAATCGTCCGCCAAGAAGGGGGACAACCCCAACGAAAAGACGATCGCCACCAACCGCAAGTCGCGGTTCGCGTACGAGGTGCTCGATCACCTCGAGTGTGGCATCGTACTGGTGGGGAGCGAGGTGAAGAGCCTGCGTGAGGGACGCATGTCGCTCGACGAGGCCTACGCCCGCATGGACAAGGGCGAGGTCTGGCTCGTCGGCTGCAACATCGAGGAGTACCGCAACGCCACGCACGAGCAGCACGAGCCCAAACGCCGCCGCAAGCTGCTCATGCACCGCCGCGAGATTAACAAGTTCGCCGCGCGGGCCTATGAGAAGAACCTCACGCTGGTGCCGCTCAAGATGTACTTCAAAGAGGGCAAGGCAAAGCTGCTGCTGGGCCTCTGCCGCGGCAAGAAGACGTACGACAAGCGCGAGTCGCTGAAAGAAAAGACTGCCAAGCGAGACATGGACCGGGCCATCAAGGGCCGCGGAAGGGATTGA